The sequence atttttacaaatagTATATATTCTATATGGATTTATTTATCCATATAGTATATATTCTACTGAATGGTGTAATAAGACTCTAACTTGGACACTTCATCAAATCACAAATTTTCTTAGCAcaaatttaggaaatatttgacatttaaaatatgttttctttctatccatgaacataggatatttttttcacttattcaacttaaattttattttcagtgttccTTATATACATCCTACacatttctttctgctttttattgatgttttaatttgaaatatatggATCTTGAATTAAGATCCATGCATTCCACATCAGAATTGGCAGGTGCAACTTATCTCACAGGCCTGACATAAAAAGAAGTGTTAGGTATGCTAAGTACTTGAAatgctgctttaaaaataattgactctcaataaatgttgatcTCTTACATTTCCTTCTTAAGAATCAAACCTGTTACTGTGGAGGTTTAGCCTGGATTCTGTCTTAATTACTTCAAGTTTCAATGGTGCTATCTTGGTTAAGTAGGTTTAAATTTATAGATGGTCTATATGATTTTTCATGTAAATCATTATCTACAAGATTGCTTTGGAAACTTTAAAACACTATACACTGAAAGGtagttatgattttttaaaatcctttttattaGCAACATGTCAGGTGTTTTCCAActttaatgaattaataacaGTTGAACATGTTCATAGCAAATGAACATGCAAAGAAGGTTTGGAGGCAAGTTATCTTACTGGTAAGTATAGATTGTTACAGATTTCTAGTCATGTTTTCAATTCTTTAGATCGAGTGgctttcataattaaaatttatcttttaaaattaagtctGTTGAGAATAATCAATTATATGTTTAATAAAttgtaagtatataaatatataattttgtatatatgtttgaGTATAATTACAGATCCCATTTTTATATAGGTTTGAGGTATGtagatttatttcttcatgtgtcATTCTTGGTAGGTTATGTTTTTTTATAAATGGTTTATTTCATCTAAGTAATTCAGGATTAGTGTCACAAAACTGAATTTATCAACTTTCTTTTCaaacctttttctttaaaatttttattggaatgtagttgatttaaaatgttgtataggtatacagcaaagtgaatcagccatatatatacatatatatattccccttcagattcttttcctatataggttatcaaagaacattgagtagagttccctgtgttatatagtaatctttgttagttatctgttCCACACTTGgtagtatgtatatatccatcccaaactcccagttcatccctctcTCCAGACctgttatttgtttttcagtGGACAAATCCTCTTTTTCCATCCTGTTGACCCCTCCAGAAATGAATGGCAACTTTGACTCCTTCTTCCGTGTCCACACTTACTAAGCTCTATGCAATCCAGGTCTTATTAGTAATTTCCAaatccaacttttatttttatctgctgctgccactgctttGGTTGTTCAGGCTTTTTAGTGATTCTTACTTAGACTTTATCATAACCTCTATAAAAGATTTTGCTGCTAGTATTGATGAACTCCAGCTGTTTCTCTTTAGTAATACTAAATtagtttttcaaaatgcaaatctgatcacaTTATTTCCTTGGTCAAAATTCCTCACTGATTTTCATTACAAAATGAAAGTCTCATCTGCTCACATAGTACTTGGTCTGTATGGTCTGTAGtatgtgaaatatatttgttttattcagtTCAGTAAAGTGTTTTACTCAGTATTAATTGATTATCACTAATCTTTTTTGAATTTCTAGATTTTTACCTATTAAGAGAGTTCATTAACTCAGCAgtattttcttctatgagttaCACAATTGTCTAATAAATCTATGTCTATAAAACAGAATATCATCTCCCTTCAGAAGATGAAGTTTTGGTTCCCTCTAAAGAACTTAGAGTTTTGAGTAGCTGTAACTTTTAGGTTTTTAGGTTAGTTTGAATTTTATTAAGTAGCTTTATTTTCACAGTGCTGAAGTTTTGTTAGCATAATTTGAACAAGTTGCATTTTAAGATTCAAGCTATTTACTGACAATGtgagatttaattattttaattggtAATATGTAAAATGATGTGATTTAAAGGCAGTGACAAGTgatattctttttagggcctcacccacagcatatgaaagttcctgggtacgggttgaattggagttagagctgctggtgacctacaccacagctcaaggtgacaccagatccttaacccaatgagtgaggccagggatcgaacccacaacctcatggttgttagctggattcgtttccactgtgcacagcgggaactccagtgatatTCTAATTGGAATAGTATATAGTTATGTGGatggaaatatattaatatttcacaTGAAAAAGATCAGCTTGtaaaaacaaactttatttatgtcatctgcaactatttttcctaattatttggGGTAATCAGAAAATCTTCCCCCAGGTATTTAGATAGGGATATAAGACATCTGATGCTCAGTTTACTATTTCTTATGACTGAAGTTGAGAGGAGCACTGAGCCATGAAACAAGTAAGAAGTAGTTCCAGTTGTAGCTAGGAAAATGAAATAGTTGATCTGCCATCAGTGTGTttttccagaaggaaagaaaactgataCATATACACTTTTAGGTATTGATTTGTTTGTTAGTATTAACTGATTTatcattgatttatttgcttattagttTATCACTTATTGAAGACATTCAATTGAATATTTGGCAACTATAATAATCATTTTCAATTACATCTACTTTTTGTCTTTAGGTTTTCGAAAAATAAGTTTAGATGACCTTCGGAAGGCATATATCGTTAAGGATGTTCAGCAGTACATTCTTCATCGTTTAGATCAAGAAGAAGCTTTGAGACAACACCTCACAAAAGAAACCGCAGAGATGTTAAATCAACTGCACATTAAAAGCAGCGGATGCTTTTTGTATCTAGAGCGAGTTCTTGATGGAGTTGTAGAAAATTTTATAATGTTAAGAGAAATTCGTGACATCCCAGGAACTCTGAATGGTCTGTATCTCTGGCTGTGTCAAAGACTTTTTGTAAGAAAGCAGTTTGCAAAGGTTCAGCCCATTCTGAATGTGATTCTTGCAGCCTGCCGACCTTTGACCATAACGGAATTATATCATGCGGTATGGACCAAAAATATGTCATTAACCTTGGAAGACTTTCAGCGCAAGTTAGATGTCCTCTCCAAACTTCTTGTTGATGGACTAGGAAATACTAAAATACTCTTTCACTATAGTTTTGCAGAGTGGCTTCTGGATGTGAAACACTGTACTCAGAAGTATCTATGTAATGCAGCAGAAGGACACCGCATGTTGGCTATGAGTTATACCTGTCAAGCCAAGAATTTAACACCTTTGGAAGCACAAGAATTTGCATTGCACTTAATTAATTCAAACTTACAGTTAGAGACAGCTGAGTTAGCTCTGTGGATGATCTGGAATGGTACACCTGTCAGAGACTCCCTGTCTACTTTAATACCCAAGGAACAAGAAGTGCTGCAGCTGTTGGTTAAAGCCGGTGCTCATGTCAACAGTGAAGATGATCGCACATCATGCATAGTCCGGCAAGCCTTAGAAAGAGAGGATTCCATTCGGACATTATTAGATAATGGAGCGTCAGTAAATCAGTGTGATTCGAATGGAAGAACATTACTGGCTAATGCTGCTTACAGTGGCAACCTTGATGTGGTGAATTTACTTGTCTCTAGGGGAGCAGATTTAGAGATAGAAGATGCTCATGGACACACACCACTTACCTTGGCTGCTAGACAAGGACATACCAAGGTGGTTAATTGTTTGATTGGTTGTGGAGCAAATATTAATCATACTGACCAGGATGGTTGGACAGCATTAAGATCTGCCGCTTGGGGTGGTCATACAGAGGTAGTTTCTGCACTACTTTATGCTGGTGTAAAAGTGGACTGTGCAGATGCTGATAGCCGAACAGCTTTGAGAGCAGCAGCCTGGGGCGGCCATGAGGATATTGTACTGAATTTGCTACAACATGGTGCTGAAGTCAACAAAGCTGATAATGAGGGTAGAACTGCTTTGATAGCAGCAGCCTACATGGGACACAGAGAGATTGTGGAACACCTGCTGGACCATGGCGCAGAAGTGAATCACGAGGATGTTGATGGCAGGACTGCACTCTCTGTAGCTGCGCTTTGTGTTCCTGCGAGTAAAGGACATGCCTCAGTCGTTAGCCTTTTAATTGATCGAGGTGCAGAAGTAGATCATTGTGACAAAGATGGCATGACTCCACTGCTGGTCGCTGCCTACGAAGGACATGTCGATGTGGTTGACTTGCTTCTAGAGGGGGGAGCAGATGTCGACCACACAGATAACAACGGCCGTACACCCCTCTTAGCAGCAGCTTCTATGGGTCACGCTTCAGTTGTAAACACACTTTTGTTTTGGGGTGCAGCTGTGGACAGCATTGACAGTGAAGGGAGGACAGTCCTTAGCATAGCCTCAGCCCAGGGAAATGTTGAAGTAGTACGTACTCTTCTGGACAGGGGGTTAGATGAAAATCACAGAGATGATGCTGGATGGACACCTTTGCACATGGCAGCTTTTGAAGGTCACAGATTAATATGTGAAGCACTAATCGAACAAGGTGCTAGGACAAATGAGATTGATAATGATGGGCGGATACCTTTCATATTAGCCTCACAAGAGGGTCATTATGATTGTGTTCAAATATTATTGGAAAATAAATCCAACATTGATCAAAGAGGTTATGATGGAAGAAATGCACTGCGGGTTGCTGCATTAGAAGGACACAGGGACATTGTTGAACTGCTTTTTAGCCATGGAGCTGATGTTAACTACAAAGATGCTGATGGTAGGCCTACTCTTTATATTTTGGCCTTAGAAAATCAACTTACAATGGCTGAGTATTTCTTAGAAAATGGTGCAAATGTAGAAGCAAGTGATGCTGAAGGAAGGACAGCACTTCATGTTTCCTGCTGGCAAGGCCATTTGGAGATGGTGCAGGTTCTCATCACCTACCATGCTGACGTCAATGCTGCAGACAATGAAAAGCGCTCTGCTTTGCAGTCTGCAGCCTGGCAGGGCCATGTGAAAGTAGTGCAGCTTCTGATTGAGCACGGAGCCCTGGTTGACCATACGTGTAATCAGGGTGCAACTGCACTCTGCATTGCGGCCCAGGAAGGGCACATTGACGTCGTGCAGGTTTTATTAGAGCACGGTGCCGACCCAAACCATGCTGATCAATTTGGACGCACTGCTATGCGTGTCGCAGCCAAAAATGGACATTCTCAGATaattaaattattagaaaaatatggtGCATCCAGTTTGAATGGCTGTTCTCCATCTCCTGTTCACACAATGGAGCAAAAACCTCTACAGTCAGTGTCTTCAAAAATGCAATCACTAACAATTAAATCAAATAGCTCTAGCAGTACTGGCGGAGGGGATGTGCAGCCTTCATTACGTGGTTTACCCAATGGGCCAGCTCATGCATTCAGTTCTCCTTCAGAATCACCAGACTCTACCGTTGATCGCCAGAAGTCGTCCTTGTCAAATAATTCCCTGAAAAGCTCCAAAAATTCATCTTTGAGAACTACTTCATCTACTGCAACAGCGCAAACAGTGCCAATTGACAGCTTTCACAACTTGTCATTTACAGAACAAATTCAGCAACATTCACTGCCACGCAGTAGAAGTCGACAGTCCATCGTTTCCCCGTCTTCTACCACACAGTCATTGGGACAGAGCCATAACTCACCAAGTAGTGAGTTTGAGTGGAGTCAAGTAAAGCCCAGTTTGAAGTCAACCAAAACAAATAAAGGGGGGAAATCAGAAAATTCCAACAAATCTGGGTCAGCTGggaaaaaagctaaacaaaataatTCTTCACAGCCAAAGGTTTTAGAGTATGAAATGACTCAGTTTGATAAAAGAGGACCTACAGCCAAATCTGGGACTAGTGTACCATCTAAACAAATACCAGCAGAATCGCAGTGCAAAATTATGATACCTTCAGCTCAACAAGAGATTGGTCGATCACAACAGCAGTTTCTTATTCAACAAAGTGGGGAACAGAAGAAGAGAAACGGAATAATGACAAATCCAAATTATCATCTTCAGAGCAACCAGGTTTTTCTTGGTAGAGTTTCTGTCCCACGAACAATGCAAGATAGAGGGCATCAGGAAGTGTTAGAAGGTTATCCTTCCTCGGAGACGGAATTAAGCCTTAAACAAGCCCTGAAGCTTCAGATTGAGGGTTCTGACCCTAGCTTCAACTATAAAAAGGAAACACCGTTATAAAAGGTAACATTTCATCAACATAGCCATAGAGAATACATAGCCAAAGCATAGGTCCCTCTTCTTAGAATACTCTCTTCCCTATTCACCTGGCCAGTTTTCTCACCTCACCATACTCCTCTCATCTTCTCAGCAACTCCCTCCCTCAGCACGCTTCTGAATTTGATTCTCCCACCTCTAgcactccctttccctctttcctgctTTGTATTAGCCACAGTACATTGTATTTAACatacttaatatattttctttgtttttattatgtctCCCCCCAATTAAAATGTGAGCTTTGTGAgggtaggtttttgttttgctttttttttgtctttttagggccgcacctatagcatatggaggttcccaggcgaggggtccaattggatctacagctgccggcctacaccacaggcacagcaacgctggatccgagctgcatcttcgacctacatcacagcacatggtaataccagatccttaacctactgagcgaggccagggatcgaacccacgaccccatggttcctcgttggattcgtttctgctgtgccacgacgggaactcccaagggtagGGGTTTTCTCAAgcttttgttcactgctgtattccATGTACTTGGAATACTGTTTGGACCTATAGTAGTTTCTCAGTAGAAATGTGTTgcataaatgaatggatgtgtgAAAGAGTGAATATACTGTTTATGGATCTCAGATTAAGAATTCCTTCTTGTATGGTCATTTCCCCTCTTAAAAGTTGTTTGGTAACAGAGGCAGGGGCTATTTTGCAATATTATCTTTAGGGTTTGAATAAAATAGTGTGTATATAGTGCTTAGTAGGTAGTTAGTGAATgttcatttccttccctttttttttatcctgtaagaaataaaagatttactCATCAAAGGTAGTTTTTATTATGACAGATTTCTAAAGAATCTTCCAAGTAAAATTTACACATATCAAGAATAGGTAAAGGtaaagagtttctgttgtggctcagcaggttatgaaccaaactagtatccatgaggatgcaggtttgatccctggcctcactcagtaggttaaggatccagcattgccgtgagctgcggcatagatcacagacgaggctcagatcccaccacagttgctgtggctgtggtctaggccagcagctgcagccctgattcaacctgtagcttgggaactttcatatgctgcggatacagccctaaaaagaaaagaagaatgggtatGGGTAGTTGATAAGTGGATGTTTGGCAAAAGGTGTTTAGGGCCCACTATATTTAGACCTAAGAATTAAATGTTTAAACCTCAAAATAAAGTTATAGTCATTAAATacatcttttctcctttccaccATAATGGAGGTTACATTAATTATATAGAGAATGATAATGGGAAAAATGCATAACTTTATATTACAGACACTTTTTCAGAAGTACATTTCTCATATTCAAGATAAATTCAAAGATTTTATTAGGAACTTTTACTGATTTGTACTACGAGTATATTTATCCCACTTAATCATTTTTCATCCTTTAACAAAATACTCTTTAGTAAACTGAaatcttccttttgcttttttgtctttggagATATATTTTAGGGATGTTTTAGTTAAAACATTAAATTCCCTATACCTTTTAATAATAAACACCCTCCAATGTGAATGTGTGGATGACTGATCAAAtctcattcaaaaataatttgtataaaagtttcatttcaatgtgatttattttaaaaatacttagttCTGATGGTACAACCCTCTGACTCTCATGATATCTTTGTAAAGGTTAAGTTagatatatattaaatgtatgaattaaacatataaattaaGGTAAACATTTTGTGGAATCTTTGAAAGTGATTCATAcgttaagaaaattttaataggGCTACTTTTGTGCTTTACGTAGTAAGTATATTCTTATATagggttttaaaattatatgtagc comes from Phacochoerus africanus isolate WHEZ1 chromosome 10, ROS_Pafr_v1, whole genome shotgun sequence and encodes:
- the ANKRD50 gene encoding ankyrin repeat domain-containing protein 50: MTNPWEEKVCKMAQTSLLQGKQFYCREWVFHKLQHCLQEKTNCCNSAVNTQPLVMNSGNNASVISGKGAAWGVLLVGGPGSGKTALCTELLWPSSPTSLQRGLHRQALAFHFCKAQDSDTLCVGGFIRGLVAQICRSGLLQGYEDKLRDPAVQSLLQPGECERNPAEAFKRCVLLPLLGMKPPQQSLYLLVDSVDEGCNVTEGEQASTSLSGTVAELLAGHHEFFPPWLLLLCSARKQSKAVTKMFTGFRKISLDDLRKAYIVKDVQQYILHRLDQEEALRQHLTKETAEMLNQLHIKSSGCFLYLERVLDGVVENFIMLREIRDIPGTLNGLYLWLCQRLFVRKQFAKVQPILNVILAACRPLTITELYHAVWTKNMSLTLEDFQRKLDVLSKLLVDGLGNTKILFHYSFAEWLLDVKHCTQKYLCNAAEGHRMLAMSYTCQAKNLTPLEAQEFALHLINSNLQLETAELALWMIWNGTPVRDSLSTLIPKEQEVLQLLVKAGAHVNSEDDRTSCIVRQALEREDSIRTLLDNGASVNQCDSNGRTLLANAAYSGNLDVVNLLVSRGADLEIEDAHGHTPLTLAARQGHTKVVNCLIGCGANINHTDQDGWTALRSAAWGGHTEVVSALLYAGVKVDCADADSRTALRAAAWGGHEDIVLNLLQHGAEVNKADNEGRTALIAAAYMGHREIVEHLLDHGAEVNHEDVDGRTALSVAALCVPASKGHASVVSLLIDRGAEVDHCDKDGMTPLLVAAYEGHVDVVDLLLEGGADVDHTDNNGRTPLLAAASMGHASVVNTLLFWGAAVDSIDSEGRTVLSIASAQGNVEVVRTLLDRGLDENHRDDAGWTPLHMAAFEGHRLICEALIEQGARTNEIDNDGRIPFILASQEGHYDCVQILLENKSNIDQRGYDGRNALRVAALEGHRDIVELLFSHGADVNYKDADGRPTLYILALENQLTMAEYFLENGANVEASDAEGRTALHVSCWQGHLEMVQVLITYHADVNAADNEKRSALQSAAWQGHVKVVQLLIEHGALVDHTCNQGATALCIAAQEGHIDVVQVLLEHGADPNHADQFGRTAMRVAAKNGHSQIIKLLEKYGASSLNGCSPSPVHTMEQKPLQSVSSKMQSLTIKSNSSSSTGGGDVQPSLRGLPNGPAHAFSSPSESPDSTVDRQKSSLSNNSLKSSKNSSLRTTSSTATAQTVPIDSFHNLSFTEQIQQHSLPRSRSRQSIVSPSSTTQSLGQSHNSPSSEFEWSQVKPSLKSTKTNKGGKSENSNKSGSAGKKAKQNNSSQPKVLEYEMTQFDKRGPTAKSGTSVPSKQIPAESQCKIMIPSAQQEIGRSQQQFLIQQSGEQKKRNGIMTNPNYHLQSNQVFLGRVSVPRTMQDRGHQEVLEGYPSSETELSLKQALKLQIEGSDPSFNYKKETPL